In Helianthus annuus cultivar XRQ/B chromosome 8, HanXRQr2.0-SUNRISE, whole genome shotgun sequence, a single genomic region encodes these proteins:
- the LOC110885932 gene encoding EG45-like domain containing protein 2 yields MMLRFKLHLWLWLTLLLMLLDDIRCEVGTASLYNPPYTPSACYGSDASQFPSSNLFAAAGEGIWDNGAACGRQYLVKCISAAIPRTCIPGQTIEVRIIDRAQTSVSRPTRPGTTMVLSDTAFRTIANQIASINIEFQKV; encoded by the exons ATGATGTTGAGATTCAAGCTTCATCTATGGCTATGGCTGACTCTCCTCCTAATGCTTTTGGATGACATACGCTGCGAAGTCGGCACTGCTAGCTTGTACAACCCACCATACACTC CTTCGGCGTGTTATGGAAGCGACGCTTCGCAATTTCCGTCAAGCAATTTGTTTGCAGCAGCAGGAGAGGGGATCTGGGATAACGGTGCTGCTTGTGGGAGACAATATTTGGTTAAGTGTATAAGTGCAGCCATACCAAGAACGTGTATTCCGGGTCAAACCATTGAAGTTAGGATCATTGATCGGGCGCAAACATCCGTTTCCAGGCCAACAAGGCCCGGCACTACAATGGTCCTCTCCGATACGGCTTTTCGAACTATCGCTAATCAAATTGCATCCATTAACATTGAGTTTCAAAA GGTTTGA